From Rhododendron vialii isolate Sample 1 chromosome 10a, ASM3025357v1, the proteins below share one genomic window:
- the LOC131304041 gene encoding non-classical arabinogalactan protein 31-like, giving the protein MAMKALLFLLAYMFLITSMPANAQVKAPAHAPQKAPVHAPTKAPVHAPVKAPAHAPKKAPAHAPIKAPVHAPVKAPAHAPKKAPVHAPTKAQVHAPMKAPAHAPKKAPVHAPIKAPVHAPVKAPAHAPKKAPVHAPTKAPVHAPIKAPAHAPKKPPVHAPTKAPVHAPMKAPAHAPKKPPVHAPIKVPAHAPVKAPVKAPAHPPEKHHAHAPEKHHNHASPPKAAPLHPPVKVETPVPSKAPSQGCVPMCEEYCKKDDRHKIRPCVKTCTACCDKSKCVPQPKKKCSNWDHVKMDDGKLIKCP; this is encoded by the exons ATGGCAATGAAAGCCTTGCTCTTTCTCTTAGCTTATATGTTTTTGATTACATCAATG cCTGCCAATGCCCAGGTGAAGGCTCCAGCCCATGCCCCCCAAAAGGCTCCCGTCCATGCCCCTACCAAGGCTCCGGTCCATGCCCCTGTGAAGGCTCCCGCCCATGCCCCCAAAAAGGCTCCGGCCCATGCACCTATAAAAGCCCCGGTCCATGCTCCCGTTAAGGCTCCAGCCCATGCCCCCAAAAAGGCTCCCGTCCATGCCCCTACCAAGGCTCAGGTCCATGCCCCCATGAAGGCTCCGGCCCATGCCCCCAAAAAGGCTCCCGTCCATGCACCTATAAAAGCCCCGGTCCATGCTCCCGTTAAGGCTCCAGCCCATGCCCCCAAAAAGGCTCCCGTCCATGCCCCTACCAAGGCTCCGGTCCATGCTCCCATTAAGGCTCCAGCCCATGCCCCCAAAAAGCCTCCCGTCCATGCCCCTACCAAGGCTCCGGTCCATGCTCCCATGAAGGCTCCGGCCCATGCCCCCAAAAAGCCTCCCGTCCATGCCCCTATAAAAGTCCCAGCCCATGCTCCCGTTAAGGCTCCAGTCAAGGCTCCAGCCCACCCACCAGAGAAGCATCATGCTCATGCTCCAGAGAAGCATCATAATCACGCTTCCCCTCCGAAAGCAGCGCCTCTGCATCCCCCAGTTAAGGTCGAAACACCCGTCCCATCAAAGGCTCCTTCGCAGG GTTGCGTCCCAATGTGCGAGGAGTACTGCAAGAAAGACGATCGCCATAAGATAAGGCCGTGCGTGAAAACATGCACCGCATGTTGTGACAAGTCCAAATGTGTGCCGCAACCTAAAAAGAAATGCAGCAACTGGGATCATGTGAAGATGGATGACGGAAAGTTGATTAAATGCCCTTGA